A genomic window from Daphnia carinata strain CSIRO-1 chromosome 9, CSIRO_AGI_Dcar_HiC_V3, whole genome shotgun sequence includes:
- the LOC130689062 gene encoding uncharacterized protein LOC130689062, with the protein MLAFLVVGLLLSAVHSIRTPPSLSQIAENSQPTLNPLHWFRQRSLEDVEPLERTHPQFWFSQAVRRMAQMHDDPFTDYELNIYRGSDSFGAPGLSTMDRAETSDLSKERTQRITSNELPYMEKRDSYLSMCHFKLCNLGRKRRISQGGQVELTPGILNSN; encoded by the exons ATGTTGGCGTTTTTAGTTGTTGGACTGCTGCTTTCGGCGGTTCATAGTATTCGAACCCCGCCGTCCCTGTCCCAAATCGCAGAAAACTCTCAGCCAACTTTAAATCCATTGCATTGGTTTCGTCAACGTTCTTTGGAGGACGTTGAGCCATTGGAACGAACACATCCTCAGTTTTGGTTTAGCCAAGCAGTTAGACGAATGGCCCAGATGCACGATGATCCATTTACTGATTATGAACTGAACATTTACCGG GGAAGCGACAGCTTTGGTGCTCCTGGTTTAAGTACAATGGATAGAGCGGAAACCAGTGACCTGTCCAAAGAGCG AACGCAGAGGATCACTTCTAATGAGCTGCCGTACATGGAAAAGCGGGACAGCT ATTTATCAATGTGTCATTTTAAGCTGTGCAATCTGGGAAGAAAACGACGAATTTCTCAGGGGGGACAAGTGGAACTCACTCCTGGCATTCTTAACTCCAACTAG
- the LOC130688521 gene encoding carbonic anhydrase 2-like yields the protein MSYPKLTFGNYDRHWPMSITNDGHTVLLDLPRNFPANLLPFIRGGGLPDKFNFVQLHFHWGGDSGRGSEHLIQSKQYSGELHIVHYNSKYGTFAEATKHKDGVAVLAILMESESTDNYVLHHIVEQFDDISQGGQSTQLHNPILLQDLLPANIHNFYRYDGSLTTPTCQEVVSWTVFETPITVSEYQLRKFRQLFDRKGRRLNDNFRPIQEDRGRVITYRSGNDPQSFNQQKYNLTSSPVQELQSWEQALDFFKHSEFNSQAFFKWQPFNRSDKLQNILEIPNWNFVVR from the exons ATGAGCTACCCAAAGCTCACCTTTGGCAATTATGACCGCCACTGGCCAATGAGTATCACCAACGACGGTCACACAG TGCTGCTTGATTTACCTCGTAATTTTCCTGCTAACCTGTTGCCATTCATCAGAGGTGGTGGGCTACCGGATAAGTTCAATTTTGTCCAGCTCCACTTCCATTGGGGTGGCGACTCCGGCCGTGGCAGTGAACATTTAATCCAATCGAAACA ATATTCCGGAGAGCTTCACATAGTTCACTATAATTCAAAGTATGGAACGTTCGCCGAAGCTACTAAACACAAAGACGGGGTCGCAGTTCTCGCTATTTTAATGGAG AGTGAATCAACCGACAACTATGTCTTGCACCATATCGTCGAACAGTTTGATGATATTTCGCAAGGCGGCCAATCAACTCAGCTGCATAATCCTATTCTTTTGCAAGACCTCCTTCCGGCCAATATTCATAATTTTTACAGGTACGATGGCTCTTTAACGACTCCCACTTGTCAAGAGGTGGTTAGTTGGACCGTTTTCGAGACGCCCATCACTGTATCCGAATACCAG TTGAGGAAGTTCAGGCAGTTGTTTGACAGGAAAGGACGCAGACTCAACGACAATTTCCGGCCGATTCAAGAGGATCGTGGTAGGGTCATCACTTATCGCTCTGGGAATGATCCTCAATCGTTCAATCAGCAAAAGTATAATCTGACGTCATCACCTGTTCAAGAACTCCAGTCCTGGGAACAGGCTTTagattttttcaaacattccGAGTTCAACTCGCAAGCATTTTTCAAGTGGCAACCGTTTAATCGTTCAGACAAATtgcaaaatattttggaaATTCCCAACTGGAATTTTGTGGTTAGATAA
- the LOC130689070 gene encoding isobutyryl-CoA dehydrogenase, mitochondrial-like, which yields MLPCVIRQVKFSSSHRFNRVQNVLPKILGIYHRNLVTSVDPSNGLSEEQQQIYKTALNFAHQEMRPHMAEWDEHEVFPVDTMKKAAALGFGAIYAREDFGGTGLSRLDASIVFEALSQGCVSTTAYISIHNMCAWMIDTFGNEDLRKHWVPQLASMEKLASYCLTEPGAGSDAGSLSTTAKKSGSDLILNGSKAFISGGGDTDVYLIMCRTGEPGPKGISCVLVEKGTPGLSFGKKEKKIGWNSQPTRAVILEDCRVPISNIVGKEGQGFSIAMKGLNGGRINIASCSLGAAQASLEISKDHLQVRKQFGKPLADFQHNQFQIARMATKLIASRMMIRNAATALEESHPNHVTLCSMAKLYATEACFEIVNTALQLHGGYGYLKDYPIQQYLRDIRVHLILEGTNEVMQMVIAKDILKFK from the exons ATGCTGCCCTGCGTCATTCGCCAGGTTAAATTTTCATCAAGCCATCGTTTTAATCGTGTGCAAAATGTTTTGCCAAAAATACTCGGAATCTATCATCGAAATCTCGTTACCAGCGTAGATC CTTCCAATGGCTTAAGTGAAGAGCAGCAACAAATATACAAGACAGCTCTAAATTTTGCCCATCAGGAAATGAGGCCTCACATGGCTGAATGGGATGAGCAT GAAGTCTTCCCAGTTGACACCATGAAAAAGGCAGCAGCCCTGGGATTTGGTGCTATATATGCAAGAGAAGATTTTGGTGGCACAGGGCTTTCACGTCTTGATGCATCCATTGTATTTGAAGCTCTATCACAAGGTTGTGTTTCGACTACTGCCTACATTAGCATCCACAA TATGTGTGCATGGATGATAGATACCTTTGGTAATGAAGACTTGAGAAAACATTGGGTCCCTCAACTTGCAAGTATGGAAAAGCTTGCATCATATTGCCTGACTGAACCTGGAG CTGGATCAGATGCAGGATCTCTAAGTACAACTGCCAAGAAATCTGGAAGTGACTTAATTCTCAATGGTTCAAAG GCCTTTATTAGCGGAGGAGGTGATACcgacgtatatttgatcatGTGTAGAACTGGTGAACCGGGTCCGAAAGGGATCTCGTGCGTCCTAGTTGAGAAAGGGACCCCTGGTCTAAGTTtcgggaaaaaagagaaaaagatcgGATGGAATTCCCAACCAACTAGAGCCGTCATTTTGGAAGACTGCCGCGTTCCAATTAGCAATATTGTCGGCAAAGAAGGCCAAGGATTCAGTATCGCAATGAAAGGATTAAACGGTGGTAGAATAAATATAG CATCCTGCTCCTTGGGAGCAGCACAAGCAAGTctggaaatttcaaaagatcACCTCCAGGTGCGTAAGCAGTTTGGGAAGCCACTTGCTGATTTTCAG CATAACCAATTTCAAATCGCAAGAATGGCTACAAAACTCATTGCGTCAAGAATGATGATTCGGAATGCCGCCACGGCTTTGGAAGAGAGTCATCCTAACCACGTCACTTTATGTTCAATGGCCAAACTTTATGCCACAGAAGCGTGTTTCGAa ATTGTCAATACTGCTTTGCAGTTGCATGGTGGCTATGGCTACCTGAAG GACTACCCTATCCAACAATATCTCAGAGACATTCGCGTGCATCTAATCCTGGAGGGAACTAATGAGGTCATGCAAATGGTGATAGCCAAAGATATTCTGAAATTTAAGTAA
- the LOC130689066 gene encoding protein argonaute-2-like, whose translation MTRKRGKKQNEKPDESAREGETRGPQVTQAMEQLNLGPQTMQQHPAGPSGGQQRPAGPPGGQQRPAGPPGGQQHPVGPPGIQQRPAGPPGIQQRPTGPPGIQQRPTGPPGIEQRPAGPPGIQQRTAGPPGIEQRTAGPPGGQHRPAGHPGLQQRPFGPPVLQQRPAGPQSMQQHPIGFQGVQEHPTGAQGIRQQRPAGPQGMQQHPTGQQGMQQRPVGPQDMQQRPAGPQGVQQRPAGPRGVQQRPAAPQGVQQRPAAPQGVQQRPAGPQGVQQRPAGPQGVQQRPVTEQRPAGPQTYQQSPAASRAHEQQPVVTQTQTRRPMAQGGALRPPPRQDAGGVGTLGRPIALSANHFGITMKKQILYHYDVDVKPLLSKTLFRKVVEQFLESDARFKNIRPVFDSKKNIYTACRVPGLDSKMEIKFEFKEMDRDPPRINEFTIYLQPTGELEIDLAALASYCQSGSSVDIPLRPIQALDIAMKYGAAQRPTKVMLGSCLLSKPTGRAHELGGGVEVWFGHFQSIRLGWKPFLNVDATQRAFMKSGKVHLIMAEMFNTRTGEELYDRDYMDFSKKIATLKVSYNRGQYIATVGCNGLKGSASTEKFECDGQQVTVQQYFEKKLNMKLQYPYLPCVWVGSREKKNLVPMELCSIAEGQEYRRKLSDFQTSAMIKVAATPADVRKQKILDSVRSMQFDRDPYAQNFGISVDSQMAKIQGRVLPTPKLVYGEKESTPITPRDGVWNMRNMKFIEAKSMNAYGILNITRCQDRDIEIFVGALTRAGREMGMTMGNPLFNRPCNLGNLEKTMKEAKQKFPQLQIIFVIINRKGDPAYEIVKRVGDLDLKITTQCIQQKNVQGRNGPDPSTMANICLKLNAKLGGINNLISRDFRPKVLLEQQVIIMGADVTHPGADQQDSGKPSIAAVVGSVDPRASQYCCEIRIQKSKQEYIEDMENMVYNLLRKFNKVTGSTSTGKPQRIIFYRDGVSEGQFAKVLEWELSAIRRACMKLENGYNPPVTFIVVQKRHHTRLFPENPQDECGRGKNVPPGTIVDNTIVHPVEQDFFLVSHQGIQGTSRPTHYHVLWDDAKLHANEIQMLTYYMCYLFTRCTRSVSYPAPCYYSHLVAFRGRQYYDNLTGNRQSVTSSALQSHIDSTRDLSFMFFV comes from the exons atgaccagaaaaaggggaaagaagcAGAATGAAAAACCTGATGAAA gtGCTCGTGAGGGTGAAACGAGAGGACCTCAGGTTACCCAAGCTATGGAGCAACTTAATCTAGGCCCCCAAACCATGCAACAGCATCCTGCTGGACCTTCAG GTGGTCAACAGCGTCCTGCTGGACCTCCAGGTGGTCAACAGCGTCCTGCTGGACCTCCAGGTGGTCAACAGCATCCTGTTGGACCTCCAGGCATACAACAACGTCCTGCTGGACCTCCAGGCATACAACAGCGTCCTACTGGACCTCCAGGCATACAACAGCGTCCTACTGGACCTCCAGGCATAGAACAGCGTCCTGCTGGACCTCCAGGCATACAACAGCGTACTGCTGGACCTCCAGGCATAGAACAGCGTACTGCTGGACCTCCAGGTGGGCAACATCGTCCTGCTGGACATCCAGGGCTTCAGCAGCGTCCTTTCGGGCCTCCAGTGCTACAGCAGCGTCCTGCTGGACCTCAAAGCATGCAGCAGCACCCAATTGGGTTTCAAGGCGTCCAGGAACATCCTACTGGGGCCCAAGGCATTCGGCAGCAACGTCCTGCCGGACCACAAGGCATGCAGCAACATCCTACCGGACAACAAGGCATGCAGCAACGTCCTGTCGGTCCACAAGATATGCAGCAGCGTCCAGCCGGACCCCAAGGTGTGCAGCAACGTCCCGCCGGACCGCGAGGCGTGCAGCAACGTCCCGCCGCACCACAAGGCGTGCAACAACGTCCCGCCGCACCACAAGGCGTGCAGCAACGTCCCGCCGGACCGCAAGGCGTGCAACAACGTCCCGCCGGACCGCAAGGCGTGCAGCAACGTCCCGTCACGGAACAACGTCCTGCAGGTCCTCAAACGTATCAGCAAAGCCCTGCTGCTTCCCGAGCTCATGAGCAACAACCTGTTGTTACCCAAACCCAGACACGTCGGCCAATGGCTCAAGGTGGAGCCCTTCGCCCACCGCCCCGCCAAGATGCAGGTGGTGTGGGAACCCTAGGCCGCCCAATCGCGCTCTCTGCAAACCATTTCGGAATTACTATGAAAAAGCAAATACTTTACCATTATGACGTTGATGTCAAACCTCTACTGTCAAAGACACTCTTCAG GAAGGTCGTTGAACAGTTTCTGGAAAGCGATGcgcgatttaaaaatattcgcCCTGTTTTTGATTCGAAGAAGAACATTTACACTGCCTGTCGAGTGCCTGGCTTGGATTCCAAG ATGGAAATCAAATTCgaatttaaagaaatggaCCGAGACCCGCCCAGGATCAACGAATTCACCATATATTTGCAGCCCACTGGAGAGTTGGAAATAGATCTGGCGGCTCTTGCGAGTTATTGTCAATCTGGTTCGTCGGTTGATATCCCACTTCGTCCCATTCAAGCGTTAGATATTGCCATGAAATATGGTGCTGCCCAGCG ACCCACGAAAGTGATGCTCGGTAGTTGTTTACTAAGTAAACCAACTGGAAGAGCACATGAACTTGGTGGAGGAGTAGAAGTTTGGTTTGGTCATTTCCAATCTATACGCCTTGGTTGGAAACCTTTTCTTAATGTGGATGCTACTCAGCGTGCTTTCATGAAATCGGGCAAAGTACATTTGATAATGGCGGAGATGTTCAATACAAGGACTGGAGAAGAATTATATGATCGTGACTACATGGATTTCAGCAAGAAAATTGCTACATTGAAG GTTTCCTATAATCGTGGCCAATACATTGCCACTGTCGGGTGCAATGGCCTTAAAGGTTCCGCCAGCACTGAAAAGTTTGAATGCGATGGACAGCAAGTTACAGTCCAACAGTATTTCGAGAAAAAACTCAATATGAAGTTGCAGTATCCTTACCTGCCGTGTGTGTGGGTGGGaagccgagaaaaaaaaaatctagttcCAATGGAG CTGTGCTCGATAGCTGAAGGCCAAGAGTATCGGCGCAAGTTGAGTGATTTTCAAACATCGGCCATGATAAAAGTTGCAGCAACACCTGCCGACGTTCGCAAACAGAAAATTCTCGATAGCGTTCGTAGTATGCAATTTGATCGGGATCCATATGCTCAAAATTTTGGCATTTCTGTCGACAGCCAAATGGCAAAAATTCAAG GGCGAGTGCTACCAACACCAAAGCTTGTCTATGGAGAGAAAGAATCTACTCCTATAACGCCTAGGGATGGTGTTTGGAATATGAGAAACATGAAATTTATAGAAGCCAAGTCAATGAATGCCTATGGTATACTGAATATTACAAGATGTCAGGATCGTGATATAGAAATTTTCGTTGGTGCATTGACTCGAGCTGGCCGGGAAATGG GCATGACCATGGGCAACCCGCTGTTCAACAGGCCTTGTAATCTTGGCAACTTGGAGAAAACAATGAaagaggcaaaacaaaaattcccgCAACTGCAAATAATTTTTGTCATCATTAACCGCAAAGGAGACCCTGCGTatg AAATTGTCAAACGTGTTGGGGATTTGGATCTGAAAATCACAACACAGTGCATTCAGCAAAAAAACGTTCAAGGAAGAAATGGCCCAGACCCATCAACGATGGCGAATATTTGTTTGAAGCTGAATGCTAAGTTAGGAGGAATCAACAATTTGATTTCACGAGATTTTCG CCCAAAGGTTCTGTTGGAACAACAAGTGATCATTATGGGAGCTGACGTGACACATCCAGGTGCAGACCAACAAGATTCTGGTAAGCCTTCCATCGCCGCAGTAGTTGGAAGTGTTGATCCTCGGGCATCGCAGTATTGCTGTGAAATTCGTATTCAGAAATCGAAGCAAGAGTACATTGAAGATATGGAAAACATGGTCTACAATTTGTTGCGCAAATTCAACAAAGTTACTGGATCAACTTCAACAGGGAAACCGCAACGCATAATCTTTTATCGAGATGGCGTGAGTGAGGGCCAATTTGCCAAG GTTTTGGAGTGGGAGCTATCTGCCATACGTAGAGCTTGCATGAAACTCGAGAACGGCTATAATCCCCCGGTCACTTTCATTGTAGTTCAGAAACGTCATCATACCCGACTTTTTCCGGAAAATCCCCAGGATGAG tgCGGCCGTGGAAAGAACGTTCCACCGGGAACAATAGTTGATAACACCATCGTACATCCTGTCGAGCAAGACTTTTTCTTAGTTTCTCATCAAGGCATCCAA gGTACCAGCCGGCCGACTCATTACCACGTTCTTTGGGATGATGCTAAACTGCACGCAAACGAAATTCAGATGCTTACTTACTATATGTGCTATCTGTTTACCCGATGCACACGGTCAGTGTCGTATCCGGCGCCGTGCTATTACTCGCATCTGGTAGCCTTCCGTGGAAGACAGTATTATGACAA TTTAACGGGGAACCGCCAGTCTGTGACTTCAAGCGCTTTACAATCTCACATTGATTCTACCCGAGATTTGAGCTTTATGTTCTTTGTTTAA
- the LOC130689061 gene encoding uncharacterized protein LOC130689061: MEAQNTHHEGKRNFDKKKWRETQYSHKQRVSEWESKRKEAIKRKYRKMLKKDELTSSVHITKRLYDIADGNYNSGYSQPPPPQRLSEFQRAKLEYERIQGLKEEARLEREQKTKERDMAIMKSKQLRLERIKKLTQKTKKGQPVMKGRIEILLEKIQKQVANDS; encoded by the exons atggaagcaCAAAACACACACCACGAAGGCAAACGaaatttcgacaaaaaaaaatggcgagaaACGCAATACAGCCACAAACAAAGAG TATCGGAATgggaaagcaaaagaaaagaagctataaaaaggaaatacagGAAGATGCTAAAGAAGGATGAATTGACTTCATCTGTTCACATTACAAAGCGTTTGTATGACATTGCAGATGGAAATTATAATAGTGGATATTCACAACCACCACCGCCCCAAAG gttGTCAGAATTTCAGCGAGCCAAGCTAGAATATGAACGTATACAAGgtttaaaagaagaagctcGATTGGAAAGggaacagaaaacaaaagaaagagacatgGCCATCATGAAGAGCAAACAGTTAAGGCTAGAACGAATCAAAAAGCTTAcacagaaaactaaaaaaggaCAGCCAGTCATGAAAGGAAGGATAGAGATCCTCCTCGAAAAGATTCAAAAGCAAGTTGCTAATGACAGTTAA
- the LOC130689044 gene encoding pantetheinase-like produces MNRLPNRLLLHVFFGVLFAKLPAIEAGSYKAAVIEYSPTGSVFSQTPAEVLGQNLNNYNQLILEAASLGADIIVFPEYGLTTLTLSSLSRLAARPFLQQFPSINTSVSQISCDGNKTVPDNEIVFTGLSCYARRNAIYVVANVGEIVVCISGQNDTENGVCPEDGAYQYSSNVVFDRNGVLIARYRKTHLFLEPLFQAPIITDLTVFPTDFGVNFGLMTCFDIMFYEPALTLYYEQGVKNFIFPTAWVDELPFLTAIQKQEAWARFLGATLLASNYHLPANGQIGSGIYDAAGAISYISSSDSGTRIVVAQVGNNEDSPRREVCPKETLQNSTTRWMEPHGMLYEDLTDYSSMELTPGVAQTAFLCHDDLCCQLNYSISCPSNEICDQYRLFTYSGFRTLGGGVYTVSIQLCGVVACTDQNVQNCAKPDVIHLAQIDALDLSGNFSSARQVYPTSITKELQLLPAESLDLNIYGDGAIGLIASLPLSDALAIGLYGRAYSKDIDRK; encoded by the exons ATGAATCGACTTCCCAATAGACTCTTGCTGCACGTGTTTTTTGGCGTGCTATTTGCAAAACTACCTGCTATAGAA gCCGGTTCTTACAAAGCTGCTGTTATCGAATATTCTCCAACAGGAAGTGTATTCAGCCAAACTCCGGCAGAAGTATTGGGTCAAAACCTGAACAACTACAATCAGTTGATTCTCGAAGCTGCATCTTTG GGTGCGGACATAATCGTTTTTCCTGAGTATGGGTTAACGACGTTGACGCTATCTTCTCTGTCACGATTAGCTGCCCGGCCTTTTCTACAACAATTTCCGTCCATCAACACCTCTGTATCGCAAATTTCTTGCGATGGCAACAAAACAGTTCCTGACAACGAAATAGTTTTCACAGGACTAAGTTGCTACGCGCGCCGCAATGCCATTTACGTGGTGGCTAATGTTGGCGAAATAGTGGTGTGTATTTCTGGCCAGAATGACACAGAAAATGGAG TGTGTCCGGAAGACGGTGCATACCAATACAGCAGCAACGTCGTCTTTGACCGAAATGGTGTCTTAATTGCGCG GTATCGAAAAACTCATCTGTTTCTGGAGCCTCTATTTCAGGCACCAATAATTACGGATCTTACCGTTTTCCCCACTGATTTTGGAGTAAATTTTGGCCTGATGACATGTTTCGATATTATGTTTTACGAACCTGCTTTGACTCTCTACTACGAACAAGGagtaaaaaatttcatctTTCCTACGGCCTGGGTAGACGAACTACCGTTCCTTACTG CCATTCAGAAGCAAGAGGCGTGGGCACGCTTCCTAGGGGCAACTCTGTTAGCTTCTAATTATCATCTGCCGGCTAATGGCCAAATCGGCAGTGGCATTTATGATGCAGCTGGTGCAATCAGTTATATTTCTAGTTCGGATTCAGGAACGCGAATTGTTGTGGCACAAGTCGGGAATAACGAGGATAGTCCGCGCCGAGAAGTCTGCCCAAAAGAGACACTCCAGAATTCCACT ACGCGTTGGATGGAACCACATGGTATGTTGTATGAAGACTTGACCGATTATTCTAGTATGGAGCTCACACCTGGTGTTGCTCAAACGGCCTTCTTATGCCATGACGATTTGTGTTGCCAATTAAACTACTCTATTTCATGTCCTTCGAATGAAATTTGTGACCAATACCGGCTATTTACCTACAGTGGATTCCGAACCCTAGGCGGTGGCGTGTATACAGTGAGCATTCAG TTGTGTGGAGTTGTTGCTTGCACTGATCAAAACGTACAAAACTGCGCCAAGCCAGATGTAATCCATTTGGCGCAAATAGATGCATTGGATTTATCAGGAAATTTTTCATCAGCGCGTCAAGTTTATCCTACTTCGATTACTAAAGAGTTGCAGCTTTTGCCAGCCGAAAGTCTAGATCTCAACATCTACGGCGACGGTGCCATCGGCTTGATTGCTTCCCTGCCCTTGTCGGATGCTTTAGCTATTGGTCTTTATGGAAGAGCGTACAGCAAAGATATTGACagaaagtaa
- the LOC130689052 gene encoding prostaglandin reductase 1-like, protein MIDVPKKGKKFILARHFEGSPTHDNFKLVDFDIPDLQEGEILVEALFLSVDPYMRPYSARYLQEGTSTMIGSQVAKVIATKNGEYPLGTRLVGYWGWCTHSVVNPNNAVTAMIGSFTHFPDIGSLSPSLGLGAIGMPGNAAYFGFLEICQPKEGDVVVVTGAAGAVGSLVGQIAKIKGCHVIGFAGSDDKVKWLVDEVGFDKAYNYKTADWDKSLKEAAPNGVDCYFDNVGGPLSTTIRNNMKDFGRISVCGSISTYNDKTPTMTPACEAAFVFKQLKMEGFLVSRWKSRWMEGLSQMTKWIQEGKIKVRETYTEGFEQMPQAFIDMLNGVNVGKAIIKV, encoded by the exons ATGATTGATGtaccaaaaaaaggaaaaaaatttatccttgCACGTCATTTTGAAGGCTCTCCAACACATGACAACTTCAAGCTTGTAGATTTTGACATCCCAGATCTCCAAGAAGGGG AAATTTTGGTTGAAGCCCTTTTCTTGAGTGTTGATCCTTACATGAGGCCATACAGTGCTAGATATTTACAAGAGGGTACTTCTACCATGATAGGCAGTCAGGTGGCAAA AGTTATTGCAACCAAGAATGGTGAATATCCCTTGGGAACAAGATTGGTTGGATATTGGGGCTG gTGCACACATAGTGTAGTGAATCCCAATAATGCTGTAACTGCCATGATAGGCTCATTCACACACTTTCCAGATATAGGGAgtctttctccttctttgGGCCTTGGTGCTATTGGAATGCCTGG GAATGCTGCATATTTTGGATTTCTAGAAATATGTCAGCCAAAAGAAGGAGATGTTGTTGTAGTTACTGGAGCAGCTGGAGCTGTTGGCAGTCTAGTAGGTCAAATTGCCAAGATCAAAG GTTGCCATGTAATTGGATTTGCTGGAAGCGATGATAAAGTAAAATGGCTGGTCGATGAAGTGGGTTTTGACAAGGCGTACAACTATAAAACAGCGGATTGGGATAAAAGCTTAAAAGAAGCTGCACCGAATGGGGTTGACTGCTACTTTGATAAT GTCGGAGGCCCGTTGTCAACAACAATTCGTAATAATATGAAGGATTTTGGACGTATTTCTGTCTGTGGATCTATTTCAACTTATAACGACAAAACCCCAACCATGACGCCTGCTTGTGAAGCTgcgtttgttttcaaacagTTGAAAATGGAAGGATTCCTTGTGAGTCGTTGGAAATCGCGTTGGATGGAGGGTTTGTCTCAAATGACAAAGTGGATTCAAGAG GGTAAAATCAAAGTGAGAGAAACGTACACCGAGGGTTTCGAACAAATGCCCCAGGCCTTCATTGATATGCTTAATGGCGTTAATGTTGGAAAAGCAATCATTAAGGTTTAA
- the LOC130689073 gene encoding autophagy-related protein 101-like, whose translation MNARTQVFEMALEGRQVEEAVSSLFHTLLFHRTLGKFHYKQEGNYCVGTVGYEDADCDFIDLTYVRCSSGDIKKIVNKEATAFSECLRSQERETQGQARSGHISLTFYQIKKARWPFPSESIPWEVWNLRMEIMTLASEIERQLYREKVGELLAEKILYIAESMNRPSYVPKMPNQPELDLIFDTSFVDIQPYLFKISYGTSPPSTSMGTTVRRLLKDTLSI comes from the exons ATGAATGCTAGAACTCAGGTTTTCGAAATG GCACTGGAGGGGAGACAGGTGGAGGAAGCTGTTTCAAGTCTATTCCACACATTATTATTCCATAGAACCTTAGGAAAATTTCACTATAAACAAGAAGGAAATTACTGTGTAGGGACAGTTGGGTATGAAGATGCTGACTGTGACTTCATTGACCTAACATAC GTGCGGTGTAGTTCTggtgatataaaaaaaattgttaataaaGAAGCAACAGCGTTTAGCGAGTGTCTACGATCACAAGAGCGAGAAACACAAGGTCAGGCCAGGTCTGGCCATATATCGTTGACTTTCTACCAAATTAAAAAGGCAAGATGGCCATTTCCATCAGAGAGTATTCCTTGGGAAGTGTGGAACCTAAGGATGGAAATAATGACACTCGCTAGCGAAATTG AACGGCAGCTTTACCGGGAAAAAGTTGGAGAGCTGTTGGCAGAGAAAATCTTGTACATCGCCGAGTCGATGAACCGTCCTTCTTATGTGCCCAAGATGCCCAACCAACCCGAGCTGGATCTCATCTTTGACACCAGTTTCGTAGACATCCAACCCTATTTGTTCAAG ATCTCGTACGGAACATCGCCGCCGTCAACATCGATGGGAACTACCGTACGTCGACTACTCAAGGACACCCTCTCTATTTAG